One part of the Candidatus Methylomirabilota bacterium genome encodes these proteins:
- a CDS encoding SWIM zinc finger family protein produces the protein MARDPKAAFDRWRAKAAESSFTGWSRWPSYVSIADRRLVGERHAAELRREGRRLAPVVPKTRSRVLARTFWGRAWCDNLAAYATLANRLERGRRYLRNGLVIDLQIQSGAVVALVSGSDVYEIRVAIKPMPASRWKALVKGAAGRIESVVELLAGRFDEGVMAHVCHQGTGLFPVPAEISYRCTCPDGSGGGWLCKHVGATLYGVGIRLDEDPELLFRLRRVTATDLVTHATERLTTESSGKSGRRSIASDQLSSVFGIELDAASREGTRPPRARSRRSAGTGRSQSRRPARPSRRD, from the coding sequence ATGGCGCGCGACCCGAAGGCGGCGTTCGACCGGTGGCGCGCGAAGGCGGCCGAGTCCTCGTTCACGGGCTGGTCGCGGTGGCCGAGCTACGTGTCCATCGCCGACCGCCGGCTCGTCGGCGAACGGCACGCGGCCGAGCTGCGACGGGAGGGACGGAGGCTCGCGCCGGTGGTCCCGAAGACCCGGAGCCGCGTGCTCGCCCGCACCTTCTGGGGACGCGCCTGGTGCGACAACCTCGCCGCGTATGCCACGCTGGCCAACCGGCTCGAGCGCGGGCGGCGCTACCTGCGGAACGGGCTCGTCATCGATCTGCAGATCCAGTCGGGCGCCGTCGTCGCGCTCGTGAGCGGATCGGACGTCTACGAGATCCGCGTGGCGATCAAGCCCATGCCCGCCTCGCGCTGGAAGGCGCTGGTGAAGGGCGCGGCGGGTAGGATCGAGTCCGTCGTCGAGCTGCTCGCCGGGCGCTTCGACGAGGGAGTGATGGCCCACGTGTGCCACCAGGGGACGGGGCTGTTCCCGGTGCCGGCGGAGATCTCCTATCGCTGCACGTGCCCGGACGGCTCGGGTGGCGGCTGGCTCTGCAAGCACGTCGGGGCCACGCTCTACGGGGTGGGCATTCGCCTGGACGAAGATCCGGAGCTGCTCTTCCGTCTGCGCCGGGTGACTGCCACCGACCTCGTGACGCATGCGACCGAGCGCCTCACGACGGAGTCGTCCGGGAAGAGCGGCCGACGCTCCATCGCCTCCGATCAGCTCTCGTCGGTGTTCGGGATCGAGCTGGACGCCGCGTCTCGCGAGGGTACCCGGCCGCCGAGAGCCCGCTCTCGCCGTTCGGCCGGGACTGGCCGAAGCCAGTCGCGGCGGCCGGCGCGCCCGAGCCGGAGGGACTGA